A region of Plantactinospora sp. BC1 DNA encodes the following proteins:
- a CDS encoding IclR family transcriptional regulator, protein MRDPLAEPSDLIRSVSRALRVLEAVGRAPKGLTVKQIARRCELTVATTYHLVRTLAYEGYVIRREDGTYIVGLEVADRYRELVTAFRGPPAVGESLRRAASDTGYSHYLGRFVGGQVAITALAEGPRSPYLEDLVPGFDEGAHATALGKALLATLTPEQRFRYLREYGMRPFTSATLVAADAFEADLAAGDRRGMHLELGQFRHGVACAAVLVTPDKDMERRVVLACALPAAEMMTSARVVRAKLLAVARAVADGLATET, encoded by the coding sequence GTGCGCGACCCCTTGGCGGAACCTTCGGACCTGATCCGCAGCGTGTCGCGTGCCCTGCGCGTGCTCGAAGCGGTCGGACGGGCACCGAAGGGCCTGACCGTGAAACAGATTGCCCGGCGTTGCGAGTTGACTGTGGCCACCACGTACCACCTGGTGCGCACGCTCGCCTACGAGGGCTACGTGATCAGGCGGGAGGACGGCACGTACATCGTCGGGCTGGAGGTGGCGGACCGGTACCGCGAACTGGTCACCGCGTTCCGTGGACCACCGGCGGTGGGCGAGTCGCTGCGTCGGGCCGCCTCGGACACGGGCTACAGCCACTACCTGGGGCGGTTCGTCGGCGGGCAGGTGGCGATCACCGCGCTCGCCGAGGGACCCCGGTCGCCGTACCTGGAGGACCTGGTCCCCGGCTTCGACGAGGGCGCCCACGCGACCGCGCTCGGCAAGGCGCTGCTGGCCACCCTCACCCCGGAGCAGCGCTTCCGCTATCTGCGCGAGTACGGGATGCGGCCGTTCACCTCGGCCACCCTGGTCGCCGCCGACGCGTTCGAGGCGGACCTGGCGGCCGGTGACCGGCGCGGCATGCACCTGGAGCTGGGCCAGTTCCGGCACGGTGTCGCCTGCGCGGCCGTGCTGGTCACCCCGGACAAGGACATGGAACGGCGGGTGGTGCTCGCCTGCGCGCTGCCGGCCGCCGAGATGATGACCTCGGCCCGGGTGGTCCGGGCCAAGCTGCTGGCGGTGGCCCGCGCCGTCGCCGACGGCCTCGCCACCGAGACCTGA
- a CDS encoding PhoX family phosphatase, with the protein MTERPRLLPLLGPAGHGGRDAMTCIYRCGNACAHPVPNESDNPYFGDVVRAEVSRRGVVRAGAVGALVLGFGGTAAGALAGSPAVAAPRDGSGATLPEVQSFTPARRPGNAALTFKPIPPNKLDTLVVPNGYDHSVVIRWGDPVLPDAPGLDVHRQTAARQSQQFGYNNDFVGVLPLDRSGERALLVVNHEYTNENLMFPNFTTFDAMSVEQIRVAMAAHGLSVVELERVGGTGEWNPVRRGRLKYNRRITAHTTRFAFTGPAAGSAWLRTAADPSGRTAIGTLNNCAGGITPWGTVLSGEENFNQYFVGADAAPETLKPKLARYGISTTARYPADSRKWERADERFDLAKHPNEAHRFGWVVEVDPFDPESRPRKHTALGRFKHEGANVIVARDGRVVAYMGDDERFDYLYKFVSDKKFKKGDSWTAREHNLTLLESGTLYVAKLDQTSAGEIDGSGRLPSDGAFNGRGRWIRLVRGNTSYVPGMTAADVLTFTRLAGDAVGATKMDRPEDVEPSQLTGKVYVALTNNTNRGVGTNPAADEANPRSNNKHGHVLELVEDRGDNTSESFAWSVPIVCGDPTDPSTYFAGYDKSKVSPISCPDNVAFDGSGNLWISTDGNALGSNDGLFATAVEGPERGHLKQFLTVPLGAETCGPFITTDNRSVFVAVQHPGELSGASLENPASNWPDGDFAKPGVVVSWRLDGDVVGS; encoded by the coding sequence ATGACCGAGCGACCCCGGCTGCTTCCCCTGCTCGGCCCGGCGGGCCACGGCGGGCGTGACGCCATGACCTGCATATACCGCTGCGGAAACGCCTGTGCGCACCCGGTGCCGAACGAGTCCGACAACCCGTACTTCGGCGACGTGGTCCGGGCCGAGGTGAGCCGGCGGGGCGTCGTCCGGGCCGGCGCGGTCGGCGCGCTGGTACTCGGCTTCGGCGGCACCGCTGCCGGCGCGCTCGCCGGCTCTCCGGCGGTGGCCGCCCCCCGGGACGGATCCGGCGCGACCCTGCCGGAGGTGCAGAGCTTCACCCCGGCCCGCCGGCCCGGCAACGCGGCGCTCACCTTCAAGCCCATCCCGCCGAACAAGCTCGACACCCTGGTGGTGCCGAACGGGTACGACCACTCCGTGGTGATCCGCTGGGGCGACCCGGTGCTCCCCGACGCGCCCGGCCTGGACGTGCACCGGCAGACGGCGGCCCGGCAGTCGCAGCAGTTCGGCTACAACAACGACTTCGTCGGGGTACTCCCGCTGGACCGCAGCGGCGAGCGGGCGCTGCTGGTGGTGAACCACGAGTACACGAACGAGAACCTGATGTTCCCGAACTTCACCACCTTCGACGCGATGAGCGTGGAGCAGATCCGGGTGGCGATGGCCGCGCACGGGCTCTCGGTGGTGGAGTTGGAGCGGGTCGGCGGGACCGGCGAGTGGAACCCGGTCCGCAGGGGCCGGCTGAAGTACAACCGGCGGATCACCGCGCACACGACGAGGTTCGCCTTCACCGGCCCGGCGGCCGGGTCGGCCTGGCTGAGGACGGCGGCCGACCCGTCGGGGCGGACCGCGATCGGCACCCTGAACAACTGCGCCGGCGGGATCACGCCGTGGGGCACGGTGCTCTCCGGCGAGGAGAACTTCAACCAGTACTTCGTCGGCGCCGACGCCGCACCGGAGACGCTGAAGCCGAAACTGGCCCGGTACGGGATCAGCACCACCGCCCGCTACCCGGCGGACAGCCGCAAGTGGGAGCGCGCCGACGAGCGGTTCGACCTGGCGAAGCACCCGAACGAGGCGCACCGGTTCGGCTGGGTCGTCGAGGTCGACCCGTTCGACCCGGAGTCGAGGCCGCGCAAGCACACCGCGCTGGGCCGGTTCAAGCACGAGGGCGCGAACGTCATCGTGGCCAGGGACGGCCGGGTCGTGGCGTACATGGGCGACGACGAACGGTTCGACTACCTCTACAAGTTCGTCTCGGACAAGAAGTTCAAGAAGGGTGACTCCTGGACCGCCCGGGAGCACAACCTGACCCTGCTGGAGTCCGGCACGCTCTACGTGGCGAAGCTCGACCAGACCAGCGCCGGTGAGATCGACGGCTCGGGCAGGTTGCCGAGCGACGGCGCGTTCAACGGCCGGGGCAGGTGGATCAGGCTGGTCCGGGGCAACACGTCGTACGTACCCGGGATGACCGCCGCCGACGTGCTCACCTTCACCCGGCTCGCCGGTGACGCGGTCGGGGCGACCAAGATGGACCGTCCGGAGGACGTCGAGCCGAGCCAGCTCACCGGCAAGGTGTACGTGGCACTGACCAACAACACCAACCGGGGCGTCGGGACCAACCCGGCCGCCGACGAGGCGAACCCGCGCAGCAACAACAAGCACGGGCACGTACTGGAGCTGGTCGAGGACCGGGGCGACAACACCTCGGAGTCGTTCGCCTGGTCGGTGCCGATCGTCTGCGGCGACCCGACGGACCCGTCGACGTACTTCGCCGGCTACGACAAGAGCAAGGTGTCGCCGATCTCCTGCCCGGACAACGTGGCGTTCGACGGCTCCGGCAACCTCTGGATCTCCACCGACGGCAACGCGCTGGGCAGCAACGACGGGCTCTTCGCCACCGCCGTCGAGGGTCCGGAGCGGGGCCACCTCAAGCAGTTCCTCACCGTGCCGCTCGGCGCGGAGACCTGCGGGCCGTTCATCACCACCGACAACCGCTCGGTCTTCGTCGCCGTGCAACACCCGGGCGAGCTGTCCGGGGCGTCCCTGGAGAACCCGGCGTCGAACTGGCCGGACGGCGACTTCGCCAAGCCCGGCGTGGTGGTCAGCTGGCGCCTCGACGGCGACGTCGTGGGGAGCTGA
- a CDS encoding sigma-70 family RNA polymerase sigma factor, whose product MSDQDAELLRAMHDEHADALLAHALRLTDGDRQRAEDLVQETLLRAWRHPEALDPHRGPVRAWLFTIARNLAIDAWRRRSARVGEVITDELPEPPQVVDEADRAVEAWTVAEALNRLSPPHREVLVECFYRGRSVTEAAARLGVPPGTVKSRTHYALRSLRLVLAEMGVTG is encoded by the coding sequence ATCAGCGACCAGGACGCCGAACTGCTGCGCGCCATGCACGACGAACACGCTGACGCGCTGCTCGCGCACGCCCTGCGGCTGACCGACGGCGATCGGCAGCGGGCCGAGGACCTGGTGCAGGAAACGCTGCTGCGGGCGTGGCGGCATCCGGAGGCGCTCGACCCGCACCGGGGTCCGGTGCGGGCCTGGCTCTTCACCATCGCCCGCAACCTCGCCATCGACGCCTGGCGGCGGCGCAGCGCCCGGGTCGGCGAGGTGATCACCGACGAGCTGCCCGAGCCGCCGCAGGTGGTCGACGAGGCCGACCGGGCGGTGGAGGCGTGGACGGTGGCGGAGGCGCTCAACCGGCTCTCGCCGCCGCACCGGGAGGTACTGGTGGAGTGCTTCTACCGGGGCCGGTCGGTGACCGAGGCGGCCGCCCGGCTGGGCGTACCGCCGGGGACGGTGAAGTCGCGGACGCACTACGCGCTGCGGTCGCTGCGGCTGGTACTGGCGGAGATGGGGGTGACCGGGTGA
- a CDS encoding anti-sigma factor yields MTNCEYAHDDGAYVLGALSPAERAGYERHLAGCPTCREAVAEIAVLPGLLGRLDPAGLEEIAPVPSAGERLPKLIDEARVRRQRERRRGRLRTGGFALVAAALAAVLGFGVAVPVIDGGTDVEVRMVAMQPVHGNVPVSAEIGFDGTRWGTVVTMRCQYAKTRDYTKAYTFRLVAHGPNGATEQIGSWLAAPGDDATFTGVTRFTRSELIRLELLRYDNTPLLAYDVP; encoded by the coding sequence GTGACGAATTGCGAGTACGCCCACGACGACGGGGCGTACGTGCTGGGCGCCCTGTCTCCCGCCGAGCGGGCCGGGTACGAGCGGCACCTGGCGGGCTGCCCGACCTGCCGGGAGGCGGTCGCCGAGATCGCGGTACTGCCGGGACTGCTGGGGCGACTCGATCCGGCCGGGCTGGAGGAGATCGCCCCGGTGCCGAGCGCCGGTGAACGGCTGCCGAAGCTGATCGACGAGGCCCGGGTCCGCCGGCAGCGGGAGCGGCGACGCGGCCGGCTCCGTACCGGCGGTTTCGCCCTGGTCGCCGCCGCGCTGGCCGCCGTGCTCGGCTTCGGCGTCGCTGTACCCGTGATCGACGGCGGCACCGACGTCGAGGTGCGGATGGTCGCGATGCAGCCGGTACACGGCAACGTGCCGGTCAGTGCCGAGATCGGCTTCGACGGTACCCGCTGGGGCACCGTGGTCACGATGCGCTGCCAGTACGCGAAGACCAGGGACTACACGAAGGCGTACACGTTCCGGCTGGTGGCGCACGGCCCGAACGGCGCGACGGAGCAGATCGGCTCCTGGCTCGCCGCCCCCGGTGACGACGCCACCTTCACCGGCGTCACCCGCTTCACCAGGTCCGAGCTGATCCGCCTGGAACTCCTCCGCTACGACAACACCCCGCTGCTCGCCTACGACGTGCCGTAG
- a CDS encoding DoxX family membrane protein codes for MTTRHSIRPITTPLERADSPGAMLTKTGAKALAVLRVSTGFVFLWAFLDKTFGLGYSTPGERAWINGGSPTEGFLSHVSVGPFESVAHSIAGAWWANWLFMLGMLAVGVALIAGIGLRVAAASGALIMVLMWFAEFPLAQHNSAGEPTGSTNPFMDYHLVYAVVLVVLAATYAGHTWGLGRMWARLPFVQRHRWMI; via the coding sequence ATGACCACCCGCCACTCCATCCGCCCGATCACCACGCCGCTGGAGCGGGCCGACTCGCCCGGCGCGATGTTGACGAAAACCGGTGCCAAGGCGCTCGCCGTGCTGCGCGTCTCGACCGGCTTCGTCTTCCTCTGGGCCTTCCTGGACAAGACCTTCGGCCTCGGCTACTCGACGCCCGGCGAGCGGGCCTGGATCAACGGCGGCTCGCCGACCGAGGGCTTCCTCTCGCACGTCTCGGTCGGGCCGTTCGAGTCGGTCGCGCACAGCATCGCCGGCGCCTGGTGGGCGAACTGGCTCTTCATGCTCGGCATGCTCGCCGTCGGCGTCGCGCTGATCGCCGGCATCGGGCTGCGGGTCGCCGCCGCCTCGGGCGCACTCATCATGGTGCTGATGTGGTTCGCGGAGTTCCCCCTCGCCCAGCACAACAGCGCCGGTGAGCCGACCGGTTCCACCAACCCGTTCATGGACTACCACCTGGTCTACGCCGTCGTGCTGGTCGTGCTGGCCGCGACGTACGCCGGGCACACCTGGGGGCTCGGCCGGATGTGGGCGCGACTCCCCTTCGTACAGCGGCACCGCTGGATGATCTGA
- a CDS encoding ABC-F family ATP-binding cassette domain-containing protein, whose translation MAHVEIRHLSYRLPDGRPLLDDVSFRVADGVTAALVGPNGAGKTTLLRLVAGDLTPTGGEIVTSGGLGVMRQFIGIIRDHRSVADLLLSVAPERVRRAAAALTGAERTLRERDDEPAQLRYAHAVTEYVEAGGYDLEVVWEAVTTEALGLPYERAAGRDVNTLSGGEQKRLVLEALLRGPDRLLLLDEPDNYLDVPGKQWLERQLRASTKTVLLVSHDRQLLVEAADRIVTVEDRQVWVHGGGFASYPTARRDRIDRLDERRRHWESEHARLRHLVHLARQGAARNDALASAYRAARSRLARFESAGPPTRPPKEQNVRIRLRGGRTGKQALVCQQLELTGLMRPFDLEIWYGERVAVLGSNGSGKSQFLRLLAGADQVPHRGTVRLGARVVPGLFAQTHARPDLYDRTPAEILMTGHALLRNDAMAALARYEIAPAWDQPFQSLSGGEQARLQILLLELAGATLLLLDEPTDNLDLASADALQRGLEGFAGTVLTVTHDRWFAAHTDRCLLFGSDGRVVETDEPVWTEGRVDRPR comes from the coding sequence GTGGCACATGTCGAGATCCGACACCTGAGTTACCGGCTGCCGGACGGGCGCCCGCTCCTCGACGACGTGTCGTTCCGGGTCGCCGACGGGGTCACCGCCGCCCTCGTCGGGCCGAACGGCGCCGGCAAGACCACCCTGCTCCGACTGGTCGCCGGCGACCTGACCCCGACCGGCGGCGAGATCGTCACCTCCGGCGGGCTCGGCGTGATGCGCCAGTTCATCGGCATCATCCGCGACCACCGCAGCGTCGCCGACCTACTGCTGTCGGTGGCACCCGAGCGGGTCCGGCGGGCCGCCGCCGCGCTCACCGGGGCCGAGCGCACGCTGCGGGAACGCGACGACGAGCCGGCCCAGCTCCGCTACGCGCACGCCGTCACCGAGTACGTCGAGGCCGGCGGCTACGACCTCGAAGTCGTCTGGGAGGCGGTGACGACGGAGGCGCTCGGGCTGCCGTACGAGCGGGCCGCCGGGCGGGACGTGAACACCCTCTCCGGCGGTGAACAGAAACGACTCGTCCTGGAGGCCCTGCTGCGCGGCCCCGACCGGCTGCTGCTGCTCGACGAGCCCGACAACTACCTCGACGTACCCGGCAAGCAGTGGCTGGAGCGGCAACTCCGGGCCAGCACCAAGACCGTGCTGCTGGTCTCGCACGACCGGCAACTGCTGGTCGAGGCGGCCGACCGGATCGTCACCGTCGAGGACCGGCAGGTCTGGGTGCACGGCGGGGGTTTCGCCAGCTATCCGACGGCTCGGCGGGACCGGATCGACCGACTCGACGAGCGTCGCCGACACTGGGAGTCCGAGCACGCCCGGCTCCGGCACCTGGTGCACCTCGCCCGGCAGGGCGCGGCCCGCAACGACGCGCTCGCCTCGGCGTACCGGGCCGCACGGAGTCGACTGGCCCGGTTCGAGTCCGCCGGTCCGCCGACCCGGCCGCCGAAGGAGCAGAACGTGCGGATCCGGCTGCGCGGCGGACGTACCGGCAAACAGGCCCTCGTCTGCCAGCAACTCGAACTGACCGGCCTGATGCGCCCCTTCGACCTGGAGATCTGGTACGGCGAACGCGTCGCCGTACTCGGCTCCAACGGCTCCGGCAAGTCCCAGTTCCTTCGGCTGCTGGCCGGGGCCGATCAGGTGCCGCACCGGGGTACCGTCCGGCTCGGTGCCCGGGTCGTACCCGGGCTCTTCGCCCAGACCCACGCCCGCCCCGACCTCTACGACCGCACCCCCGCCGAGATCCTGATGACCGGGCACGCCCTGCTCCGCAACGACGCGATGGCGGCCCTGGCCCGCTACGAGATCGCGCCCGCCTGGGACCAGCCGTTCCAGAGCCTCTCCGGCGGCGAGCAGGCCCGGTTGCAGATCCTGCTGCTCGAACTGGCCGGGGCGACCCTGCTGCTCCTCGACGAGCCGACCGACAACCTCGACCTGGCCAGCGCCGACGCGCTGCAACGCGGCCTGGAGGGCTTCGCCGGTACGGTCCTCACCGTCACCCACGACCGCTGGTTCGCCGCGCACACCGACCGCTGTCTGCTCTTCGGCTCGGACGGCCGAGTGGTGGAAACCGACGAGCCGGTCTGGACCGAGGGCCGGGTCGACCGCCCCCGCTGA
- a CDS encoding glycosyltransferase yields MSAPDVSVVVPVYNTMPYLTRCLDSLVRQTIGLSRMQVVAVDDGSTDRSGAELDRYAARYPGTFTVIHQPNSGGPAGPCNRGLDAATGRYVFFVGADDHLGPEALERLVTAADAWESDVLLGKVVGVNSRHIYQDIFARNAVDVDLFDSPLPRSLANTKLFRRELLDRHGIRYREELRIASDLPFTLEACYRARRISVLADYEFYYAVRRFSATNITYLSRHLERLRTVEANLAFVADLIEPGRRRDAVMVHRFDHEVAKLVEDDLLRLDRASQQAVHDGVGRLVAEHLTGEIADRLGAETRIRLALTRDGSLDDLLAVIRQDAEVGVPATVVEGARRYAAYPGFRDPARGLPDSCFDVTAVPEWPAKLDVTGFGWEHDERGERVLTITAYSPLPDLAAHGADPLSVSADEVPAETVLLASGAAGSTVRIRFRAADLLAGTGATGRRRIVSAQVGRFDPGRAPGANNAAGAGGAAALRAPRLDRAVPLVRRRGAGLCLLTPVRDESGRLMISVVPVTPGRVTARLRQKLRRR; encoded by the coding sequence ATGAGCGCGCCGGACGTCAGCGTGGTGGTGCCGGTCTACAACACCATGCCCTATCTGACCCGGTGCCTGGACTCACTGGTCCGGCAGACCATCGGGCTGTCCCGGATGCAGGTCGTCGCGGTCGACGACGGCTCGACCGACCGCAGCGGCGCCGAGCTGGACCGGTACGCCGCGCGCTATCCCGGCACCTTCACCGTGATCCACCAGCCGAACTCGGGCGGCCCGGCCGGCCCGTGCAACCGGGGTCTGGACGCCGCCACCGGCCGGTACGTCTTCTTCGTCGGCGCCGACGACCACCTCGGGCCCGAGGCGCTGGAGCGGCTGGTCACCGCCGCCGACGCGTGGGAGTCGGACGTGCTGCTCGGCAAGGTGGTCGGGGTCAACAGCCGGCACATCTACCAGGACATCTTCGCCCGCAACGCGGTCGACGTGGACCTCTTCGACTCGCCGCTGCCGCGCTCGCTGGCCAACACCAAGCTGTTCCGCAGGGAGCTGCTCGACCGGCACGGCATCCGCTACCGCGAGGAGTTGCGGATCGCCAGCGACCTGCCGTTCACCCTGGAGGCGTGCTATCGGGCCCGGCGCATCTCGGTGCTGGCCGACTACGAGTTCTACTACGCCGTACGCCGGTTCAGCGCCACCAACATCACCTATCTGAGCCGGCACCTGGAGCGGCTGCGTACCGTCGAGGCGAACCTGGCGTTCGTGGCCGACCTGATCGAGCCGGGCAGGCGGCGGGACGCGGTCATGGTGCACCGGTTCGACCACGAGGTCGCCAAGCTGGTCGAGGACGATCTGCTCCGACTCGACCGGGCCAGCCAGCAGGCGGTGCACGACGGCGTCGGGCGGCTGGTGGCGGAGCACCTGACCGGGGAGATCGCCGACCGGTTGGGGGCGGAGACCCGGATCCGGTTGGCGCTGACCCGGGACGGCAGCCTCGACGACCTGCTCGCGGTGATCCGGCAGGACGCCGAGGTCGGGGTGCCGGCGACGGTGGTCGAGGGCGCCCGGCGCTACGCGGCGTACCCCGGGTTCCGGGATCCGGCGCGCGGCCTGCCGGACTCCTGTTTCGACGTGACGGCGGTGCCGGAGTGGCCGGCGAAGCTCGACGTCACCGGTTTCGGCTGGGAGCACGACGAGCGGGGCGAGCGGGTGTTGACGATCACGGCATACTCGCCGCTGCCGGACCTGGCGGCGCACGGTGCCGACCCCCTGTCGGTGAGCGCCGACGAGGTCCCGGCCGAGACCGTGCTGCTCGCCAGCGGCGCGGCGGGCAGCACGGTACGGATCAGGTTCCGCGCCGCCGACCTGCTCGCCGGCACCGGTGCGACCGGCCGGCGCCGGATCGTCTCGGCCCAGGTCGGCCGCTTCGACCCCGGCCGCGCGCCGGGCGCGAACAACGCGGCGGGTGCGGGTGGCGCGGCGGCGTTGCGGGCGCCGAGGCTGGACCGGGCGGTGCCGCTGGTACGCCGCCGCGGTGCCGGGCTCTGCCTGCTCACCCCGGTCCGGGACGAGTCCGGCCGCCTGATGATCTCGGTCGTGCCGGTCACGCCCGGCCGGGTCACCGCCCGGTTGCGCCAGAAGCTCCGCCGCCGCTGA
- a CDS encoding glycosyltransferase family 2 protein, with product MSSTPDVSVVIPTRGRPDLVTRAVRSVLAQTVTDLEVVVVVDGPDEETRRALAAFGDDRLRVLALPSPGGAPNARNVGVGAARARWTALLDDDDEWLPSKLAVQLDLAESARVAMPIVACRLRNRTPRAEFVMPRRLPAIGEPLTEYLTVRRGLFHGDGFIQTSTILAPTELLRRVPFTVGLRRLQELDWTFRALSHADVDLVYAAEPLVIWHQDEDRPRITFDTDWAEQFEWLQRIRPLLTRRAYAALTMSVISSMAAPTRSATAFRTLLAEARRHGQPGVYDYLAFGQIWLIPPQLRRTLRDRILRRPRTGRTAAATRPAPAASPDARRPVGPVRRVSGDSGRPSEIGA from the coding sequence ATGTCCTCCACACCTGACGTCAGCGTCGTGATCCCCACCCGAGGCCGGCCGGACCTGGTGACCCGCGCGGTCCGCAGCGTACTGGCGCAGACCGTGACCGATCTCGAGGTCGTCGTCGTGGTCGACGGCCCGGACGAGGAGACCCGGCGGGCCCTGGCGGCATTCGGCGACGACCGGCTCCGGGTGCTGGCACTGCCGTCCCCGGGTGGGGCGCCGAACGCCCGCAACGTCGGCGTCGGCGCGGCGCGGGCCCGCTGGACGGCGCTGCTCGACGACGACGACGAGTGGCTGCCGAGCAAGCTCGCCGTGCAGTTGGACCTGGCCGAGAGCGCCCGGGTGGCGATGCCGATCGTCGCCTGCCGGCTGCGCAACCGGACGCCCCGGGCCGAGTTCGTGATGCCGCGCCGGCTGCCGGCGATCGGCGAGCCGCTGACCGAGTACCTCACCGTCCGGCGCGGGCTGTTCCACGGCGACGGCTTCATCCAGACCTCGACCATCCTGGCCCCGACCGAGCTGCTGCGCCGGGTGCCGTTCACCGTCGGGCTGCGCCGCCTCCAGGAACTCGACTGGACGTTCCGGGCGTTGAGCCACGCCGACGTCGACCTCGTCTACGCCGCCGAACCGCTGGTGATCTGGCACCAGGACGAGGACCGGCCCCGGATCACCTTCGACACCGACTGGGCGGAGCAGTTCGAGTGGCTCCAGCGGATCCGGCCGCTGCTCACCCGCCGGGCGTACGCTGCGCTGACGATGAGCGTGATCAGCTCGATGGCGGCACCGACCCGGAGCGCGACGGCGTTCCGTACCCTGCTGGCCGAGGCACGCCGGCACGGGCAGCCGGGGGTCTACGACTACCTGGCGTTCGGGCAGATCTGGCTGATCCCGCCGCAACTTCGGCGTACCCTCCGGGACCGGATCCTGCGCAGGCCCCGCACCGGCCGCACGGCCGCCGCGACCCGACCCGCTCCGGCCGCCAGCCCGGACGCCCGGCGGCCGGTCGGCCCGGTCCGGCGGGTCTCCGGCGACTCCGGCCGGCCCAGCGAGATCGGCGCGTGA
- a CDS encoding glycosyltransferase, with product MSTPFPPATTGGAPTVVIWRSGLLAGSETFIRNQGLALPRWQPRFLGATRVGSPLAAETDVIAYPGGGRDRRAFLRLRLTGESPRLRRLLAELRPALVHAHFGNDGWLISRTAGQLGVPLVVTVHGYDVTRQPHAPGLRGIRYRRNLRQAFDRAALILAVSGFIRERAIAAGADPAKVRVHHTGVPIPAEVPDVPKRWDVVFVGRFVEKKGVDDLVEALGTLADRRPRVLLIGSGPLEWPVRERAAALGLDATFLGAQEPAAVARHLAESKVFVSPSRTAPDGDAEGLPTTILEAASLGLPTVSTYHSGIPEAVLPGETGLLGPEGDRAALAGNIRQLLADDDLRTRLGARARQHVTEHFDLHRQTRLLEELYESVAAGRPAEPATAASRDPAA from the coding sequence GTGAGCACCCCGTTTCCGCCCGCCACGACCGGCGGGGCGCCCACCGTGGTGATCTGGCGCAGTGGGCTGCTCGCCGGCTCCGAGACGTTCATCCGCAACCAGGGCCTCGCGCTGCCCCGCTGGCAGCCGAGGTTCCTCGGCGCCACCCGGGTCGGCTCGCCGCTGGCCGCCGAGACCGACGTGATCGCCTATCCCGGCGGCGGACGGGACCGGCGGGCCTTCCTCCGGCTCCGGCTGACCGGCGAGTCGCCACGGCTGCGGCGGCTCCTGGCCGAGCTGCGTCCGGCGCTGGTGCACGCGCACTTCGGCAACGACGGTTGGCTGATCAGCCGGACGGCCGGGCAGCTCGGGGTACCGCTGGTGGTGACCGTGCACGGCTACGACGTGACGCGGCAGCCGCACGCGCCCGGCCTGCGCGGCATCCGGTACCGGCGCAACCTGCGCCAGGCGTTCGACCGGGCCGCGCTGATCCTGGCCGTCAGCGGGTTCATCCGGGAGAGGGCGATCGCGGCCGGCGCGGACCCGGCGAAGGTCCGGGTGCACCACACCGGGGTACCGATCCCGGCCGAGGTGCCGGACGTGCCGAAGCGCTGGGACGTGGTCTTCGTCGGCCGGTTCGTCGAGAAGAAGGGCGTCGACGACCTCGTCGAGGCGCTCGGCACCCTGGCTGACCGGCGGCCCCGGGTGCTGCTGATCGGCTCCGGGCCGCTGGAGTGGCCGGTCCGGGAGCGGGCCGCCGCCCTCGGCCTGGACGCGACGTTCCTGGGCGCGCAGGAGCCGGCCGCGGTCGCCCGTCACCTGGCGGAGTCGAAGGTCTTCGTCTCGCCGTCCCGGACCGCCCCCGACGGGGACGCCGAGGGGCTGCCGACGACGATCCTGGAGGCGGCGAGCCTGGGGCTGCCCACGGTCTCGACCTACCACAGCGGGATCCCGGAGGCGGTGCTGCCCGGCGAGACGGGTCTGCTCGGCCCGGAGGGGGACCGGGCGGCCCTGGCCGGCAACATCCGGCAGCTCCTCGCCGACGACGACCTGCGGACCCGACTCGGCGCGCGGGCCCGGCAGCACGTGACCGAGCACTTCGACCTGCACCGGCAGACCCGGCTGCTCGAGGAGCTGTACGAGTCGGTGGCGGCGGGTCGGCCCGCCGAACCGGCCACGGCGGCGTCCCGCGACCCGGCGGCCTGA